ACCTCTCGATGACGGCAGCGGCGGCCTGAGCCGCTGGTTTTCGCTTCGACCCAAGCGGCTGATCTGGAAGTCTTACGACGACGGCTGCGTTTTCTTTGACCTGGACAGCGCCGAGACCCGGCTGGTATCACCCCTGGGTCACTTTCTGCTTGAGCATCTGTCGCGTCACCTCGGGGGCTTGCTGGGCGCAGACTTGGTGCTGCGCGTCCACGAGGAAGAGCCTGAGGTCCCGATGCCTGAATGCCAGGCCGAGGTGCGCGAAGCCTTGGAGGCCTTGCTGGCGGCCGGTTTGCTGACGAGTGAGCCCTGTGCAAGTTGATCAGCTGAGCTTGGCCGAGCTGCGCGCCGCGTTGGCGGGTGATGGCCTGCGCATCGCCACCGGCCCATTCCATTGCCGCCTGCAGTCCAACCTGCCTGAGATTGCATCCGAGCTGGCGCAAAGCTATGCCCACCACCGCGTGTTGGGGGCGGATGACTTCATCGACTTTCATGTCGCCGTGAAGTCCAGCCGCGGCTTGCGTCGCTGGATCCGGCCGCAGGCCTTGTTCACCGTCGACGGGGTCGAGCCCTTCACCCCACTGCCGCGCGAGCAGGCGGTGGCCATGGTCGAGTGGGGCTTGAACTGGTGCATCACGGCCTACAGCAACCATGTGCTGATCCTGCATGCGGCGGCCGTGGCGCGCAACGGCCGCACCGTCATCCTGCCGGCACCGCCGGGTTCGGGCAAAAGCACCTTGTGCGCGGCCCTGGTGCAGCGTGGCTGGCGATTGCTGTCCGATGAGCTGGCCATCATCCGCCTTGACACGGGGGCCATGCTGGGCATGGCGCGACCGGTGAATCTGAAGAATGCCTCGATCGGCGTGATCCAGCGCTTTGCGCCCCAGGCCCTCTTCACCGCGCCGGTCCATGACACGACCAAGGGCACGGTCGCTTTGATGGCGGCACCGCAGGCCAGCGTCGAGGCGGTGGACGAACCCGCCTGGCCGGCCTGGATGGTGCTGCCGCGCTACCGCGCTGGGGCGGCCACCCGGCTCACCCCCATGCCCCGCGGTGAGGCTTTCATAAAGATCGCCGACAACGCGATGAACTATCACATCCTCGCCGCCGAAGGCTTCCGTGCCGTGGGCGATCTGGTGGACCGTTGCCAGCATTTCAGCTTCGAGTACAGCGATCTGGAAGAGGCCATGCAGGTGTTCGATCAACTGGCTGCATCTCCGGTGGCAGCCCCCGGTGTCTGAGCCCGCCATGAGCCTCTTGCAAGACATCCTGCGGGAGCCGCGTCGCATCGCCGGCCTGTCCTTGCAGGACTGGGATGTGCTGGTGCGTCAGGCCCGCCATGCCAATCTGCTGGGCCGCTTGTACCGGCGTCTGGAGGCGGCTGAATTGCTGCCTCAGGTGCCCGAACAGCCGTGCAATCACATGCGCTCTGCGGCGGTCATGGCCGAGCGTCAGCACATGCTGGTTCGCCACGAAACCCGTTTCCTGCGCGACACCCTGGCCGGCCTCGGCCTGCCGCTGATCCTGCTCAAAGGCGCCGCCTATGTCGTGGGCGAGCTGCCAGCGGTTCAGGGCCGTGTCTTCGCCGACATGGACATCCTGGTTCCTCGCGAGCGCATCGGCGAGGTCGAGTCGGCGCTGATCCTGACCGGCTGGATCGGCGAGAAGC
This region of Paucibacter aquatile genomic DNA includes:
- a CDS encoding HprK-related kinase A; translation: MQVDQLSLAELRAALAGDGLRIATGPFHCRLQSNLPEIASELAQSYAHHRVLGADDFIDFHVAVKSSRGLRRWIRPQALFTVDGVEPFTPLPREQAVAMVEWGLNWCITAYSNHVLILHAAAVARNGRTVILPAPPGSGKSTLCAALVQRGWRLLSDELAIIRLDTGAMLGMARPVNLKNASIGVIQRFAPQALFTAPVHDTTKGTVALMAAPQASVEAVDEPAWPAWMVLPRYRAGAATRLTPMPRGEAFIKIADNAMNYHILAAEGFRAVGDLVDRCQHFSFEYSDLEEAMQVFDQLAASPVAAPGV